The Elgaria multicarinata webbii isolate HBS135686 ecotype San Diego chromosome 4, rElgMul1.1.pri, whole genome shotgun sequence genome contains a region encoding:
- the SOX7 gene encoding transcription factor SOX-7 — MAALLGSPYAWPERLDCPAALELSGAGGPSGPRHDKGPAESRIRRPMNAFMVWAKDERKRLAVQNPDLHNAELSKMLGKSWKSLTPSQKRPYVEEAERLRVQHMQDYPNYKYRPRRKKQVKRICKRVDPSFLLGSLSRDQDPAAEKRPCGRAVGKKEGRSDYSPAPVLPNLGRYREAQGNGAGGGSMETYPYGLPTPPEMSPLDVIDPEQSFFSSPCPEDPHHPHLSGTPYPLDYVPSALHCSHPLSHMGVSRPASSIHPPPSACPPPPSGNYYSPAFHPAMHPPSLHAHLGQLSPPPEHQNYDSLDQLSHAELLEEMDRNEFDQYLNAPGDPESNPLIAGSHVQVSQASGVSHSSETSLISVLADATATYYNNYSVS; from the exons ATGGCGGCGCTGCTGGGCTCGCCGTACGCGTGGCCGGAGCGCCTGGACTGCCCCGCGGCTCTGGAGCTGAGCGGCGCCGGAGGGCCGTCGGGCCCGCGCCACGACAAGGGCCCCGCCGAGAGCCGCATCCGGCGCCCCATGAACGCCTTCATGGTGTGGGCCAAGGACGAGAGGAAGCGCCTGGCCGTCCAGAACCCGGACCTGCACAACGCCGAGCTCAGCAAGATGTTGG GCAAGTCCTGGAAGTCTTTAACCCCGTCCCAGAAGAGGCCCTACGTGGAAGAGGCGGAGCGGCTGCGGGTTCAACACATGCAGGACTATCCCAACTACAAATACCGGCCTCGCCGGAAGAAGCAGGTCAAGCGGATCTGCAAGCGGGTGGATCCGAGCTTCCTGCTGGGGAGCCTCTCCAGGGATCAGGACCCCGCGGCGGAGAAGAGGCCGTGCGGCCGTGCGGTGGGCAAGAAGGAGGGGCGGTCTGACTACTCGCCCGCTCCGGTGCTGCCGAACCTCGGGAGATACCGGGAGGCCCAAGGCAACGGCGCCGGCGGTGGCTCCATGGAGACCTATCCGTACGGCCTGCCCACGCCGCCTGAGATGTCCCCGTTGGATGTGATAGACCCCGAGCAAAGCTTCTTCTCTTCCCCTTGCCCCGAAGATCCTCACCACCCTCACCTGTCTGGAACCCCCTACCCTCTGGACTATGTCCCCAGCGCCCTGCATTGTAGCCACCCTCTCAGCCATATGGGGGTCTCCCGGCCTGCCTCTTCCATCCACCCGCCTCCCTcggcctgcccgcctcccccgtcGGGCAATTATTACTCCCCGGCGTTCCATCCCGCCATGCATCCCCCCAGCCTCCACGCCCACCTTGGCCAGCTCTCGCCTCCCCCGGAACACCAGAACTACGACAGCCTGGACCAGCTGAGCCACGCGgaactcctggaggagatggaCCGCAACGAGTTTGACCAGTACCTGAACGCCCCCGGAGACCCCGAGTCCAACCCGCTGATCGCGGGCAGCCACGTCCAGGTATCGCAGGCGTCTGGCGTCTCCCACTCCTCCGAGACCAGCCTTATTTCCGTGCTGGCTGATGCAACGGCCACTTACTACAATAACTACAGTGTTTCTTAG